The stretch of DNA GTACTCTCCCAAGAAGTTCAACGAGCTCCTTAGCGAGGACAAGGTGAACCGCGAGGTGCTGCACTGGATCAAGGCTTGGGACGGCGTGGTTTTCAAGAAGGCGCCGCCCAAGCCCACCCAGTGGGATCTCAAGCAGCAGCAGTTCGCGGCGCAGcacggcggcaggggcggcaggggcgggaacgaccgcggcggcaggggcggcaggggcggcaAACCCGCCGTGCTCACCACTCACGTCCCGCTAGACGAGGACGGGCGACCGGTGCACAAGGTTCTGCTGCTCACGGGTGGACCCGGCATCGGTAAGACAaccctcgcgcacgtcgcggcgaagcacGCCGGGTACAGGGTCGTCGAGGTGAACGCCTCGGACGACAGAAGCGCGGACGCTTTGCGGTCCAAGGTTACCGACGCGGTTCAGATGCAACCCGTCATCGGCGATAAGCGGCCCAACCTGGTGGTCATCGACGAGATAGACGGGGCTTTGGGAGGCGCCGAGGGCAGGGGCGCGATCCAGGCGCTGCTGAGCATCATAAACGGCGGCGGTAAGGGCAGCAGAGTgaggcacggcgacgagaacgacgcgggtgcggacaacgacgccgtcggcaaGAAGACGAAGAGGAAGGGACCCGGTCCGCTGATGCGACCCATCATCTGCATCTGCAACGACCTctacgcccccgcgctcagACCCCTGCGGGAGGTCGCCAAGATCTTCCGCATGGTCCCGCCCGCCAGCGCCAGGCTCAACCAGCGCCTCAGGGACGTTTGCGCTAAACAGACCCTCCGGGCGGACACCAGAGCCATCAATGCCCTCGCCGAGAAGTCGGAGGGAGACGTTCGCGCGTGCCTCAACGCCCTCCAGATGATCGCTCAGAAGGGCACGGACGCCGTGACCCTCCGCGACGTGAACGAAAATGTGGGCGAAAAGGACATGTCCATGCAGGCGAGGATGGTGTGGGAGTCGCTGCTCTCCGGCCACATCGCCAACAAACGCACCCGCAAGCAGACCCGCCCTGAGCACACCAAGCACCTCTACTCGCAGGTGGCGTCCTTCGGCGACAACGAACTGATGCTCAGCGGGCTGTTCGAGAACATCAACAACCTTAGGCTCGGCGACACGTCCATGGTCAAGTCCGCCAAGGCTCTTGACGCCAtggtggacgccgacgtcttTCAGGGTGCCGGGTTCAAGAAGGGTCACTTCCACCTGCAGCCGTACGTGGcttccgccgcgatgggggTGCACGCGTGCGTCAGCAACGCCCCGGCAGCCACCAACCTCGAATGGCCACAGCAGGGTAAGATGCACAGGGAGATGGTCAAGAACAGGACGATGCTCCGCGGGTGGGCGACTTCGAgcaagctcctcgccgcgtcgtccgatcAGACCCTCTGCGAGACGATCCCGTACCTCCTGACCGCCATTGCGCCCGAGGTtcgacccgtcgccgccaactTCCTCAGGCCCGATGAGGCCAAACTCATGCGCAACTCCGTCTCCACGATGGTCGCGCACGGCCTGTCctacgcggcgccgccggagggTGGCGTTCCGTTTGGGTCcttccgcggcgctcaggcTTCGATGGTCCTCGACCCGCCCGTGGACCGAGTTTGCGCCTTCGGCTCGGACGTTCCCGGGTACGTCGTACCGGGCACGGGCGCGCAGAGGTATCAGAAGGGTTACAAGAAGGAGCCGAAGCAGTTCGAGcagggcgcgggtggcgagaAAACCTTCGGCGGGgtgccccgccgcgtccttcccgccgccgtcaagtCGATGATCCAGCACGAGGTTCGCATGGAGGAGATTCGCCGGGCCGAGTGCGCGGTGCACGGCCCGGGAACCCCGCCCGCGAAGCGCGAGCAGAAGACGCAGCTGAAGCaggggggcgtcggcggatcAGAGGAGCACAAGGAAGCTGCGGCGAAGCGcctggcgatggcgatgggGGGCATCGGGTCGAGGAAGGATCCGAAGAAATTGAAGAAGGAGGGCGAGAGGGTGGACGTGGTGTACAAGTACAACGAAGGGTTCACGAACGCGGTGCGTCGCACCGTGTATATGCGCGACCTGTTCTGAGTATTAGCGCCGGACGTTTTGAAATGTTGATGATGATGATAACTATATCATTAAACAGGCCAACGTTGGCACTTTCATGTACAATTTACGTACATTGCGACTGACGGCAATCCGATAAACAATAAACAACTCCGACTTTTTGGAGCACTCTTACTCTTGTTGCGGGCGCACGGCACCGCTAATCGCGCCGGCTATCCCGCCCCTCCTCATGCTATTTACCAGTTTACTTGAACTTGCCCGTGTCGACAAACAGGAGTTCCTTGTAGGTGGCGATGGTCCACTTGTCTGCGGGGCAGATAGCCTCCACGTCGTCAACCACCTTACGCACCTCGATCATGGTATCGAGGCGAAGGACACGCGCCAGCTTGGCAGCCTCGAACTCGTCGGATGCAGCGTGCATCTCCTTgagcgcagcctcgagcttgGAGACGCCCGCAGCCATACCCGCAGTGTCGATGCCGGCAGCCTTCGCGGAGGGGATGGCGTGCTGGTTGATCATGTCGATCATGCAGCCAACCTCCATCTCAATGGTGCCGACGTAGAGGTCCAAGAGGATGGACCTGCGAGCGGCGCACTCAGCGGCGTCGAAAATGCCGAGGGACTCGAACATCTTTATGttcttctcggcgacgaactTGTCAATGGCCTCGACGCCAGAGTCGATGTGGGTgatgccgagctcgtcggcctTGGCGGGCCACGCCGGATCGTAGCCGTTACCGTTGTACACCACCTTGAAGTGCTTCTTGAGCATAtcctgcgcgacggcgacggcgtcctcgcccgcctcgaTGCGGTCAGAGATTTCAGCAAACTTCTTGGCGGTGAGCGCATTGAGCACAGTGTTGACCAGGGACACGTTCTGGGAGGAGCCAACCGCGCGGAACTCGAAGCGATGGCCGCCGTAGGGGAAGGGGGAGGTGCGGTTGCGatcctcggcgggcgcgtggaCGATGGGCATGATGTCCACGCCGAGGTTGATGGGAGACGTCGCGGGCTTGTACTCATACACGTTGCCCTCGGAAAAGTCCTTGAGGTAGGCGGTCATCTGGGTGCCGAGGTAGGTGGAGATGACGGAAGGgggcgcctccatcgcgccgaggcggaagTCGTTGCCGggggacgcgatggcgaggcGCATGAGGTCGCCGtactcgtcgacgccggcgacgagcgcggccaTGACGATGGGGAAGAGGTTGGGGTTGCCAGACTTGGTGGTGAGGTCACCGGGGTTGAGCAGCTGGGCGCCGCAGAGGGTGGAGATGGACCAGTTGTTGTGCTTGCCAGAGCCGTTGACGCCCGCGAAGGGCTTCTCCTGGAGGAGGCAGGCGAGGTCGTGCTTGCGAgcaacctcctcggcgatctGCATCACCATGAGGTTCTGGTCCGTCTGGGTGATGACGGAGCCGAAGAGAGGCGCAAACTCATACTGGTTGGGCGCGACCTCCCTGTGGCGCGTCTTGAGAGGGATGCCGAGCTTGTAGCACTGCTCCTGGATCTCCTTCATGCACGCGTAAACCTCCGCCTCGATGTTGATGGGGGACCTGATCGGGAGAGGAAAGCACGTGAACAATCAGTCTCTGAAATGGGGCGAGAGAGAGGGAGAGGGAAAGGGGGAGAGGGGGAGGGGGGTGGGAATTTCGCACATGTAGTGGTCGCAGAGCTCctggccgcgcgcgggcatcTTGCCCAGGACGGTGCGGCCGGTGAACTGGAGGTCCATACGGCGCTGATAGGCCTCGCGGGGGATGAAGAAGAGCTCCTGCTCGAGGCCGATGTTGTTGACGGCGCCCTTGACCTCGAAACCGCAGTGCTTGAAGAGCCTGGCGGTCTCCTTGGACATCGCCTGGTGCGCGCGGTGAAGCGGGGTCttctcgtcgagcgccttgccGTCGTAGGAGACGAAACACGCGGGGATGAAGATGCAGTCGTCACGCATGAAgggcggggaggaggggTCGATGCAGAGGTAGCCGCCCGCGGTGTGGGTCGCGCGCATGCCGCCGTTGGGGTAGGAGGAACCGTCAGTCTCGCCAAAGAGGATGTGCTTCCCCTTGAGCTCGAAGGTGGGAGTGCCGTCGGAGTTGTACTCGAGGGTGCTGAGCTGCACCTGACCGGTCTGGCCGTGGCGGAATGTTGCCGCCATGGGCTGGAACCAGTggcagaaggaggaggcgccggcaTCGAGGCCCCACTTGAGGAGGGCCTTGGCGACCTTATCAGCCTTGGCGCTGTCGTTGATCCAGGAGTAATCGTCGAGGTCTGCGGCGCTCATGCCGACAGCCTTGAGGTACttgtcggcgatggcgcccttGAATACGGATTCACCATAGCCCTTGGAGAGCTCAGGCTGCGGAATCAAACAGGATTCGGTGGGGGGGGGATAGGGGTCAGCATCTAAGGGGGAATGTGGCGATAATAATTCCGTCGTCACTTTCGATCAAAAATCCAACGGcatcgcgcgacgatcgggtTTGAACGGCGGGGAacgcaccgcgtcgacggtcTGGGACATTTCGGACGGATGTGCAGAGGTCTTTCGAAGGCTGCGTTCCGGTTGCTACACGTCTAGTGCGTGCGTAAGAGTGGGCCCCACGCGAGTTGTTACCTCGTGTACGCGTGGATTTCGCCTTTTCGAGTTGGCGCGAGCCCACGCGATTCCTCAAGGGATCCAGCGATTTTTTTCTCTCCCGCCGAAATGTTGCTCTTTTTCGCCCATTTCGTTCAAACCGTCGGTGGGCGTGACCAAAGACGCAGGCGATTGGTCAGAGTGAGACATGAACCAATGGAAAGAGATAATTTCTTCAGCGAAAAAAGCGGATCCAATCCCTCCGGTGAAAATGGCAAAAAGCACGTCAATATTTTGACTCCCGGCCTGCGAAGAGACCTTTCAGATGTAGACGGGTCGCCCGCTGGACAAGCACCCTGCGGAAAGATCTGGCTCGATTCGCGAATTTGCCCAACTAACAAAGAgtgccccgacgcgcccaccGGGGCGCGCGTGTCACCCAACagggtcgcggcgtcgcaacCGTCTTCTCGTGGGCGATAaggagcggcgacgccaatATGGCGCGCATAGAGGACGTCTCCGATGGTGAATCCCCGCCTTGCCGATCCGACGCCCGCTGCCGTTCTGACCAGCCGCCCAACCGCTCCGCATCTTCAGGTTCCGTTGATGAGTCCGACGCTCGACCCCGACGGGGCAGCCCGATGAACCCCGACGAAACCTTCGACGACATCCTGCGCAAAGCATCAGAGATAAAGACTGCGCAGATGAAGGACAAGCGCCGCGCGTgggaggcgtcgccggagtTCATGAAGAACACCATGACCTTCGACAAGGATGAGTCCTACGTAGCCATGAGAAAGTCGGcatccgtcgcggagaagatcgcgttcgcggcgcccatcAAGGAGGAGGGCAACGAGCTATTCGCCAAGGGTAAATACGCGCAGGCCATGGCCAagtacaccgccgcggtggcggtgttCAGGTACTGGATCCGAGAGCAGTCCGGTCGCGAACAGAACGTCGTCAAGTactacgacgacgaagccgtcgaaGATCCcgacgatcgacgcgcggcgcgaaacCTCATTCGTTCCATATACCTCAACGCGGCGCAGTGCATGAGGAAGGGAAACCTCGCGGACGGCCCGACGGAGATCATCTGGACGTGCACGGAAGTGTTGGCGATCGATCCATCCAGCGCCAAGGCGCACTACGTCAgggcgctggcgcgcgccgagctcgacgattCCGCGTCCCTGGAGCTGGCGGTCAAGGACCTCGCCcgggcgaacgcgctcgcgccaaACGATCGCGCCGTCAGGGACGCGATGCGCACGTACggggcggcgcacgcggagcAGACCGCCAAGGACAGGGCCGCGTACGGCGCGGTGTTCGGGTCGCGGAACAAGGAGGGTCTATACGCGAATGAGGAGGAGCCGGAGACAGgggagagggcggcggcgtcggcgggagccggcgcgagcggggaaggttccgacggcgacgcggacccggcgctcAGGGCGCTCCAGAACatgtcggaggaggagctcaaggccaGGTGTAAGGCGGTGGGGGTGGATCTGGACAATCCGCGGGTCGTGAAGGAACTGGGcaagcgcgccaaggctcggaaggaggaggagctcaaggccaaggccaggGAGATGGGCATCGATCTGGGAGACCCGAGCGTGCGCAAGATGCTCGAGCTGCTGGAGAAAGAGGAacggggcgcggaggagctgtCGAGGCTGCCAGCGTGGAGGCGGTGGATATACCACTCCTTCGACGGCACCAGGTGGCTCAACGTGCAGAACGCGATGTACGCGGCACTCGCGGTGAGTCGAGAGGAATTATCCCCCCGTTTCTTTCGTTTCCTACTACACAAAGTACAGCGCTGCGTGGTACTGACGTCACGTTTCCCTCCAACTCAGGTCAATGTCGTGTATCGCGTTTGGAAGGTGATCAACATGCCGGAGGTCTCCCCGCGGGGTTTCGGCGGATACCCCGGGGATGACGAGTTTTAGCCCCAACGATGCGATTGACGGTGGAACCCGAATACCCGTCAGTTGCTGAACAGAGATCCGAGCATGCCGCCCTGGCCGCACGTCCCGTCGCCCGTGCCGCCCCACCTCGTCACCATCGCCTTCGCCACCCGCGTGCCCACGGGTTCGTACCACCACGCGGATGCGACAAACGCGAGAAACATCACCAGGATGGACACCAGGAAGAGCGATCCCTTGTTACCGCGGACGATGTCCTCCTTGTCCGTCAGACTCTCTATGTGCTCCTGCATGAGCTGGTTTCgttccttcgccgcgtcgagctcgttcgtcctctccgcgagcttggcctGAGAGTTTTAGGCGGCAGATGGGCAGTCGACGGTCAGGGCGCGGAAAACGAGGGTTCGGGAAAACGACGGTTCGAGGGATCTCTGGCTCGGTCGCCTCGTTCGGTTGCGCAATCACGGGGTTGCTCACCTGATACTCTCGCGCCTGTTTGGCCAATCGCTCGACCGATGCCTCGGAGCggtccgacgtggacgcgtcccGGCCGTTGGCGCCCCCACCTTCGCCTCTCCTTCGCGCGTCCGAGGTGCTGCTGAAGTATCTTCGAAAGCCACCgacatcctcgtcgtcctgggACCTCCTGCCCCAGGTTCTCCCCCAGGTCCTGTCGtggccgagcgcgtccgcgtaccggatctcctccgcggtggtcaTGTCGCGCGGTTCGAGAGTGCAactcgtgcgtcgcgcgccgcgtgactgcccgccccgcgccaaGATTCGCGCGGGTTTTTTTCTCCCCCAAACCTCGTTCGAAGCGCGGTCCAGGCTGTCATCACTGGTCCACGGTGTGACCAGTCGTCGGAGGCCCCTCACTGCCTCACTCGACGGCTCGATCTCGATGGGTGCCGTGTTCCGACCCTGCGAACTTTTTCAGCTGGCTCCGTCGCCACTGACGGACCGCGCCGTGACCAGTTGGCGGGATGGTTCGATTCTCCGACGCATCGTGGATGCTGCCTCTGGTGCTGGCGTTGGTGTACAACATGGACTTCAtcgtcgcgaacgccccgATGGTGCGTGGGGACCCCAAAGACGCTCCGCCCTGATCCGATCTGCGCCGATCGTCACGCGTTTTCTCACCACGCAACCCGCTCCCGCACACGCACGCAGACGGTCTTCAGGGTCGCGAACCACGTGTTTtactcgctcgcggtgagAAAGCACATGCTCAAAGAGGGAAAGGAGTCCACGCCGGGTTCACACACGCTCTGGTCCTACGTCGCATCCATGCTCTGCACATTCGCCTCCAggatcgcgctcgccgtgctcTGGACCTGGCCGACGAGCGGCGTACCCAACCTGCTGGAGAAGCTCCCCGCGAACCTCCAGGACGCCACGATCGCTTGGGCGATCGTCAACGCGGCACCCGCCGATTGGATACGTCGCTACACCGGCCCCGGTCCAGCGGGCACCGCGGGACGGGCCCTGctgcacgccgtcgccggcttcAACAAACACGCGTCGCTGCGGAAGACGCtcagccgcgcggcgtccctcgcggtgggaccgcggctcgcgctgggcgccgccgtgggcgccgcggcaccGCTGTTTAAGCAGCTCACGGACCGCGTCGTGGCGTCCGAACCGACGCCGtggtccgcggtggcgttcgCGGTCGGGAAGGAGTATCTCAGGGCGCTCTGCAcgcactcggcggcgacggcggcggcgtcgggtggaGTCCTCGTGGGAATGGGCGAGAGGCTTCGATGCGGTGTCGTGACGTTCGGCGTCCCTTGGCTCGACGCCAACGTCTGCGTGCCGAAGCGTCGGgggctggacgacgacgtgcgccggCTAGTGCACGGCGTCGTTCTGTTTTATCTGGTGCGACTGTACGTGCGCAGGGGTTTGGCTCCGACGACgtgggggcgcgcggcgccggtcgaggcgaaggcgaaggcgaggacgaaggcgacgaggcgctcggcgagggtgcGGTCGAGGAAGACCAAGGGGGATTAGGCGAGGACGTAGTTAAGCGCGGCAAAGAGACACGAAGTGTGAATTTTTCGGGTCCCAAGATGTGAAGATCTCGTCCGGGGGGAAGAACAGCCGACCGTTTTGCAAGCGACGAcgctcgtcgctcgcgtcagTGTCGCGGGGAgtcgcgcacgcgtcgtctccgaACGAGGCTGCGCGCCGAACGCCCGACCTACACCGAGTCACCTCAGCGACCGCGTCACCGGCCGCccgtcgcatcgcgcgcgggatctCGACGCGGgatctcgacgcgctccggaAACTCTCGGAAGGACCGTTGTCATTTATCGGGCACCGAGCGATGTCGATGgctccgcccgccgcgcgaaggaaatctgacgccgccgccgagcggcggcggcagctcgaggagtggaagaagaagaaggaggcgcaGCGGAAGCGCCAGTCGACGGGCGGGCGCAGCTCCCTCGGTGGGGCGGCCTCGTCCCGCCCGTCGGTGAGCGGCGTCTCCGACGCATCCAACGCTCGGAGGATCTCATCCGGGTCCGTGGCGCACGGCACGCCGACGTCCCGActgcacgccgcgcgcgagggggtTCAGCAGTGGGATAAGGATAGACGCGTgagcgccaagctcgcggtgaacgacgccgccgcgcgtcgcaaGAAGTCCGTCtcccccgcgaccgccgcgacgactcgcgcgccatcgtcctcctcgggtaagaagaaggcggcgcgcgggaccccgtccccgcccgtcgccgtgcgcgcctccgcgaagGAGAACACCCCGCCCGAGGGCAAGGCGCTCGTACCGTCCCCGGAGGCGGTCtcggcgttcgtcgcgagccTCAGGTCCGTGGACGTCTCCTGCCACCACAGCCCGAGCATCAAGCACCTGagatccggcggcgggcccgcgatggcggcgacgtcgtggatGAACGCACACACGCGGCACTCCTCACCGCCCGGGATGTCCACGCCCCGCAGCGGCGTGAGTCGCGTGTCGAGGCCAGTCGCATTACCGGAGGAGAAGGACCGATCGTACCCGAGGAGCGCTCTCGCGACGAAGGACCCCGGCCCGTCCCCTCGGTCCGttgccgt from Micromonas commoda chromosome 3, complete sequence encodes:
- a CDS encoding predicted protein gives rise to the protein MARIEDVSDGSVDESDARPRRGSPMNPDETFDDILRKASEIKTAQMKDKRRAWEASPEFMKNTMTFDKDESYVAMRKSASVAEKIAFAAPIKEEGNELFAKGKYAQAMAKYTAAVAVFRYWIREQSGREQNVVKYYDDEAVEDPDDRRAARNLIRSIYLNAAQCMRKGNLADGPTEIIWTCTEVLAIDPSSAKAHYVRALARAELDDSASLELAVKDLARANALAPNDRAVRDAMRTYGAAHAEQTAKDRAAYGAVFGSRNKEGLYANEEEPETGERAAASAGAGASGEGSDGDADPALRALQNMSEEELKARCKAVGVDLDNPRVVKELGKRAKARKEEELKAKAREMGIDLGDPSVRKMLELLEKEERGAEELSRLPAWRRWIYHSFDGTRWLNVQNAMYAALAVNVVYRVWKVINMPEVSPRGFGGYPGDDEF
- a CDS encoding predicted protein, which produces MVRFSDASWMLPLVLALVYNMDFIVANAPMTVFRVANHVFYSLAVRKHMLKEGKESTPGSHTLWSYVASMLCTFASRIALAVLWTWPTSGVPNLLEKLPANLQDATIAWAIVNAAPADWIRRYTGPGPAGTAGRALLHAVAGFNKHASLRKTLSRAASLAVGPRLALGAAVGAAAPLFKQLTDRVVASEPTPWSAVAFAVGKEYLRALCTHSAATAAASGGVLVGMGERLRCGVVTFGVPWLDANVCVPKRRGLDDDVRRLVHGVVLFYLVRLYVRRGLAPTTWGRAAPVEAKAKARTKATRRSARVRSRKTKGD
- the GLN2 gene encoding glutamine synthetase, catalytic domain protein protein (Glutamine synthetase (GS) [1] is an enzyme that plays an essential role in the metabolism of nitrogen by catalyzing the condensation of glutamate and ammonia to form glutamine: Glutamate + ATP + NH3 ->); this encodes MSAADLDDYSWINDSAKADKVAKALLKWGLDAGASSFCHWFQPMAATFRHGQTGQVQLSTLEYNSDGTPTFELKGKHILFGETDGSSYPNGGMRATHTAGGYLCIDPSSPPFMRDDCIFIPACFVSYDGKALDEKTPLHRAHQAMSKETARLFKHCGFEVKGAVNNIGLEQELFFIPREAYQRRMDLQFTGRTVLGKMPARGQELCDHYMSPINIEAEVYACMKEIQEQCYKLGIPLKTRHREVAPNQYEFAPLFGSVITQTDQNLMVMQIAEEVARKHDLACLLQEKPFAGVNGSGKHNNWSISTLCGAQLLNPGDLTTKSGNPNLFPIVMAALVAGVDEYGDLMRLAIASPGNDFRLGAMEAPPSVISTYLGTQMTAYLKDFSEGNVYEYKPATSPINLGVDIMPIVHAPAEDRNRTSPFPYGGHRFEFRAVGSSQNVSLVNTVLNALTAKKFAEISDRIEAGEDAVAVAQDMLKKHFKVVYNGNGYDPAWPAKADELGITHIDSGVEAIDKFVAEKNIKMFESLGIFDAAECAARRSILLDLYVGTIEMEVGCMIDMINQHAIPSAKAAGIDTAGMAAGVSKLEAALKEMHAASDEFEAAKLARVLRLDTMIEVRKVVDDVEAICPADKWTIATYKELLFVDTGKFK
- a CDS encoding predicted protein, which encodes RLWVDKYSPKKFNELLSEDKVNREVLHWIKAWDGVVFKKAPPKPTQWDLKQQQFAAQHGGRGGRGGNDRGGRGGRGGKPAVLTTHVPLDEDGRPVHKVLLLTGGPGIGKTTLAHVAAKHAGYRVVEVNASDDRSADALRSKVTDAVQMQPVIGDKRPNLVVIDEIDGALGGAEGRGAIQALLSIINGGGKGSRVRHGDENDAGADNDAVGKKTKRKGPGPLMRPIICICNDLYAPALRPLREVAKIFRMVPPASARLNQRLRDVCAKQTLRADTRAINALAEKSEGDVRACLNALQMIAQKGTDAVTLRDVNENVGEKDMSMQARMVWESLLSGHIANKRTRKQTRPEHTKHLYSQVASFGDNELMLSGLFENINNLRLGDTSMVKSAKALDAMVDADVFQGAGFKKGHFHLQPYVASAAMGVHACVSNAPAATNLEWPQQGKMHREMVKNRTMLRGWATSSKLLAASSDQTLCETIPYLLTAIAPEVRPVAANFLRPDEAKLMRNSVSTMVAHGLSYAAPPEGGVPFGSFRGAQASMVLDPPVDRVCAFGSDKTFGGVPRRVLPAAVKSMIQHEVRMEEIRRAECAVHGPGTPPAKREQKTQLKQGGVGGSEEHKEAAAKRLAMAMGGIGSRKDPKKLKKEGERVDVVYKYNEGFTNAVRRTVYMRDL